The genome window TACACCAAGTATTGAGTTTATCCATTGAGAATGTTTTCCTAAACACGTATATTGTCAATAACCTACTTGTTACCGTAGGTTTCTCATTACAACGCTTCACCACAGACTGTGAAAAACGAACAACCATAGGAGTTATTGTGAAAAATTACGCAAGCGCTATTCTGGTAGTCTTTGGACTAACAGTATTATTGTCAACAAGTGCTTTAGGACAATCACCCTTTGTTGCCACTTCCGGATACTATGGACCGCCAGTCGTGTTGAATGGAGATCCTTTTATGGGTGGTTATACTGGAATTCAGATTAATGTCCCACAAAATGTACTAATCACGAATGTTCGGGTGAGAATAAATGTGTCTTGTCCTGACAATAGTCGGTTTGGTACGTTCATAACCGATCCCGGCGGTTTCGCACGAGCGAATTTAGCCCATTGGCGGAATGGTTCTTTAAGTGGCCAGGACTTTAGCAATACTGTATTTGATGAATCCGCACCAGTTTCCATTTACAGTGGGACTGCACCATATCTTGGTTTTTACAACACCGGTTTTGGTGAATTGAGTATGATGAATGGATTGATGTCAGGCGGCGATTGGGGAGTCTCCATCGAATACTGGGCTATGGGGTCGGTTACTCTCAATAGTGTGGAGCTTGAAATCAACGATGGTGCGGTACTACCGGTAGAAATGACGTCATTTAATGCCGTTGGGGCTGACAAGCAAGTATTCTTGCATTGGAATACCGAGTCGGAAACCGATAATGCGCATTTCAATCTCTATCGTTCAACGATGGAAAGTCAACGAGGTGAATTGTTGGCTCAACTCGATGGACTGCAGAACAGTGCCACTGGAAGAGAATACAACTATACCGACAATCGTGTATTGAACGGGCAGACCTACTATTACCGCATTGCGGACGTTTCGATGAACGGGGTTGAAACAATTCATCCCTTTGTTGTCATGGCTACACCGAGTGAAAATGCATTAGGGGTCATTCCTATCAAGTATACACTGTCGCAGAATTTCCCGAATCCCTTCAACCCTAGTACTCAAATAACCTATGGGATTTCACAGGCAGGGAATGTTCATTTAACCGTGTTCGATGCAATGGGACGTGAGTTGAAGACACTCGTGAATGGGTATCAGTCACCCAATACTTATAAGATTACATTCAACGCCGAAAACCTCCCTTCGGGAACTTATTATTATTCTCTATCGACCAAAGGGTTTTCGACGACAAAGAAGATGGTGTTCATGAAGTAGACCATCAATTTGGTTGCACTTCGAGCGTAGAGGAGAGTAGAGGGTAGGTACACCTAAGTCACCATTGCTAAGAGTCGATAGGATCGAACCGAATCGGAATGCGGTGACTTGTGATAAATCTCTGTTTCATGCGTTTTATCAGATTCTCGTGTCTACCTGGCTAACTGGGTAGACACGAAAACCTGACTTTCGGATGCATTGCTTTAGGTATCCTTTACCAACGATTAATCCACGTCCTCAATAGTTACTTCATCGAAGTAACACATACCTGCTTTCAGAATTACTTTGAACCTTCTACCATTAGCAATGTCATTAGCAAATTCAGGTCGTGAACCCTGAAACCCGCGCGCCCAACAGGACTCGAACCTGTAACCCCAAGCTTAGAAGGCTTGTGCTCTATCCGATTGAGCTATGGGCGCAGTATGATTTCTAACAAAATCTAACAGTATCTACATCTGTTATCGCAACCGTAAAAATAACGGTTCTATTGGGGAAATGCTACTTACCGGACTCGCAGGCTCTGCCAGTACATTTTCGTATTCAAGCCAAAGGCGACCTCGTGGTTCCCGCCTTCTCCGATTCCAAAATCAAATCGCACTTCCTGAAAAGAGGGAACTAAAAATCGTAGTCCAAAACCACCGCCAATCGAACGTCTTGTTTCGGTAATCCGTTTCGTCCAAGCAGCCCCGATATCGGTGAATCCAGCAAGTTCGACGCCGAATGGGATTGCCATCCCGAGCCCATGTCCCACAACTTTCGGGAGAACCCGCCACCGGATTTCCGAGGTTACGATATACTCGTTCGAGCCGTAGCTTCCGGTTGATAAATCAGAGTTCGAGTAACCCCGCACTGAATTAGTCCCACCGACGTGGAGCAGGTAATAGCGCGGTAAGCCAGTTTCCGGAGTTCGATTCCGGACTCGCATCCAATCGGACTGATAGAAATACACATTCCCCAAGATTGGAACCCACCAACGAGCATCGAGTAACCCTTCGGCAAACTCGCCGTCGCCTATGTAATTTCGGAACTCTGTTTCGCCCCACCAACCCGCCATCGTTCGGGTTGTACGGTCTCGACGGTCGATAGCTGCCCGTGCCCCGAACCACTGCTGTTTATCGTAACCGGTATGCGATATAGTACTACGAACACTGTCGGCATCCATCTCAAACCAACCCGCTCCAACACCCACTCGGCCGACTTCCCCGATCCACGAACCAAACCACAACGAATGCGACCAAGTCTTTTCGTAGAATTGCTCGAGGGGATTATCGCGTTCGCTAAACGAAGAGGAAAACTCGCTGGAAAAATGATTCCAACCGATCCACGGAGAGCGAATCACGAAATCGTAATTCTTCGTTTTTCCGAACATAGCGGTACCAATCGCTTCGATGTCGCGTCCGCCCAGATTTAGTGAGAATATCCCGCCGCCATATTGCGCATTCCCCCGGGAATCGGTTCCCACTGCCGGATACACCAGCACCGGCGGCAGTTCTTTCACTTCCCAACGGATTGCTACTTTATCGTTGTCGATTTCGGTAACCGCCTCGACTGATGCGAAAA of bacterium contains these proteins:
- a CDS encoding T9SS type A sorting domain-containing protein codes for the protein MKNYASAILVVFGLTVLLSTSALGQSPFVATSGYYGPPVVLNGDPFMGGYTGIQINVPQNVLITNVRVRINVSCPDNSRFGTFITDPGGFARANLAHWRNGSLSGQDFSNTVFDESAPVSIYSGTAPYLGFYNTGFGELSMMNGLMSGGDWGVSIEYWAMGSVTLNSVELEINDGAVLPVEMTSFNAVGADKQVFLHWNTESETDNAHFNLYRSTMESQRGELLAQLDGLQNSATGREYNYTDNRVLNGQTYYYRIADVSMNGVETIHPFVVMATPSENALGVIPIKYTLSQNFPNPFNPSTQITYGISQAGNVHLTVFDAMGRELKTLVNGYQSPNTYKITFNAENLPSGTYYYSLSTKGFSTTKKMVFMK
- a CDS encoding BamA/TamA family outer membrane protein; protein product: MRYTDRILLILCTILLGLVAHSHARLLPYFTIPDQNRNYNAVGKQIYAITWQGLHYTKPYIVERELSFVQAGSRLDSTSLQNMKERLQGLDIFASVEAVTEIDNDKVAIRWEVKELPPVLVYPAVGTDSRGNAQYGGGIFSLNLGGRDIEAIGTAMFGKTKNYDFVIRSPWIGWNHFSSEFSSSFSERDNPLEQFYEKTWSHSLWFGSWIGEVGRVGVGAGWFEMDADSVRSTISHTGYDKQQWFGARAAIDRRDRTTRTMAGWWGETEFRNYIGDGEFAEGLLDARWWVPILGNVYFYQSDWMRVRNRTPETGLPRYYLLHVGGTNSVRGYSNSDLSTGSYGSNEYIVTSEIRWRVLPKVVGHGLGMAIPFGVELAGFTDIGAAWTKRITETRRSIGGGFGLRFLVPSFQEVRFDFGIGEGGNHEVAFGLNTKMYWQSLRVR